A DNA window from Hordeum vulgare subsp. vulgare chromosome 1H, MorexV3_pseudomolecules_assembly, whole genome shotgun sequence contains the following coding sequences:
- the LOC123406000 gene encoding uncharacterized protein LOC123406000: protein MAMAKLMCLCFIILTIGVVVSADECDGDRQDMIRECGKYHKFPAEPKLAPSDACCAVVQKANIPCLCAGVTKEIEKTWCMEKVGYVANFCKKPFPHGYKCGSYTFPPLA from the exons ATGGCCATGGCGAAACTCATGTGCTTATGTTTCATCATCCTCACTATTGGGGTAGTCGTGTCGGCTGACGAATGCGACGGTGATCGACAAGACATGATCAGGGAGTGTGGTAAGTATCATAAATTCCCAGCAGAACCGAAGCTAGCTCCATCAGATGCGTGTTGCGCCGTGGTGCAGAAGGCAAACATCCCATGCCTTTGCGCCGGTGTCACCAAGGAGATAGAGAAGACATGGTGTATGGAGAAGGTTGGCTACGTTGCCAATTTCTGCAAGAAGCCATTCCCACATGGCTACAAGTGTGGAA GTTACACATTCCCTCCTCTAGCGTAA